One Miscanthus floridulus cultivar M001 chromosome 11, ASM1932011v1, whole genome shotgun sequence DNA window includes the following coding sequences:
- the LOC136493446 gene encoding uncharacterized protein, translating into MAKAEARTQGRAASHVPAPSPTWSQRAEALTHILTHPSHAPSLHSQLFLASRAPCPPRGVGSTTSYPPFLCPGASLLSWALVSVFLPRVARLCLPPSSWRSRCPLQLPPPLVPSAAIEPAPERWADADLRDYARRRRARRGPLSVRPPVSVTGAVLCTVPNVVIVVAFVREYFWVDRPNRI; encoded by the coding sequence ATGGCGAAGGCCGAAGCCCGTACCCAAGGCCGGGCCGCCTCTCATGTCCCCGCTCCCAGTCCCACATGGTCGCAGCGTGCGGAGGCCCTGACCCACATCCTGACCCACCCGTCCCACGCGCCGTCGCTCCACTCGCAGCTCTTCCTCGCCTCCCGCGCCCCGTGCCCGCCGCGGGGTGTGGGCTCCACCACATCGTACCCGCCATTCCTCTGTCCCGGCGCCTCGCTCCTCAGCTGGGCTCTCGTCTCCGTCTTCCTCCCGCGCGTGGCGCGCCTCTGCCTCCCGCCCTCGTCCTGGCGGTCCCGGTGCCCCTTGCAGCTCCCGCCGCCGCTCGTGCCCTCCGCGGCCATCGAGCCGGCGCCCGAGCGGTGGGCCGACGCCGACCTCAGGGACTACGCGCGccggcggcgggcgcggaggGGGCCACTGTCGGTGCGGCCGCCGGTGTCCGTGACGGGAGCGGTGCTCTGCACCGTGCCCAACGTCGTGATCGTCGTGGCCTTCGTAAGGGAGTACTTCTGGGTCGACAGGCCCAACCGCATCTGA